A window of Luoshenia tenuis contains these coding sequences:
- the mnmA gene encoding tRNA 2-thiouridine(34) synthase MnmA, with protein MAQRVVVGLSGGVDSSVAALLLKRQGYEVIGVFMKNWEEKDEEGACTSDADFADVRRVCEVIDIPYYTVDFAREYWDRVFTHFLEEYKRGRTPNPDILCNREIKFKAFLEFALSIGADKIATGHFVRSDAPQGKPRLLRGVDPGKDQSYFLYEVPAAALGRALFPVGGMTKAQVRALAAQEGLATAGKRDSTGICFIGERNFRQFLSQYLPAQPGQMLDYHTGRVVGQHMGLMYYTLGQRRGLGIGGDAQGDGRRWFVIRKDLERNVLYVAQGEDAPELYSGGLIAHGLHFFDPDEAREQFSCTAKFRYRQGDQGVRVTRTGPDEMRVDFETRQRAVTPGQSVVLYDGEVCLGGGVIDQVLD; from the coding sequence ATGGCGCAGCGCGTGGTGGTAGGCCTCTCGGGCGGAGTGGATTCCTCGGTGGCGGCTCTGCTGCTCAAAAGGCAGGGGTACGAGGTCATCGGCGTGTTTATGAAAAACTGGGAGGAAAAAGACGAGGAGGGGGCCTGTACCTCGGACGCGGACTTTGCGGACGTGCGCCGGGTGTGCGAGGTGATCGACATCCCCTATTATACGGTGGATTTTGCCCGGGAGTACTGGGACCGGGTGTTTACCCATTTCTTGGAGGAATATAAGCGGGGGCGCACCCCCAACCCGGATATTTTGTGCAACCGGGAGATCAAGTTTAAGGCGTTTTTGGAGTTCGCCCTCTCCATAGGGGCGGACAAGATCGCCACCGGGCACTTTGTGCGCAGCGATGCGCCCCAGGGCAAGCCCCGCCTGCTGCGGGGGGTGGACCCGGGCAAGGACCAGAGCTACTTTTTATACGAGGTGCCGGCCGCGGCGCTGGGAAGGGCGCTCTTCCCGGTGGGGGGGATGACCAAGGCACAGGTGCGGGCGCTGGCCGCCCAGGAGGGGCTGGCCACCGCGGGCAAGCGGGATTCGACCGGCATCTGCTTTATCGGCGAGCGGAACTTTCGCCAGTTCCTCTCCCAGTACCTGCCGGCCCAGCCCGGGCAGATGCTAGATTATCACACCGGCCGGGTGGTGGGCCAGCACATGGGCCTGATGTACTACACGCTGGGCCAGCGGCGGGGCCTGGGCATCGGCGGGGACGCCCAGGGCGATGGGCGGCGGTGGTTCGTGATCCGCAAGGATTTGGAGCGCAACGTCCTCTATGTGGCCCAGGGAGAGGATGCGCCCGAGCTGTACTCGGGCGGGCTGATCGCCCACGGGCTGCACTTTTTTGACCCGGACGAGGCGCGGGAGCAGTTCAGCTGCACGGCCAAATTCCGCTACCGCCAGGGCGACCAGGGGGTGCGGGTTACCCGTACCGGGCCGGACGAGATGCGGGTGGACTTTGAAACGCGCCAGCGGGCGGTGACCCCGGGGCAGAGCGTGGTGCTCTACGATGGGGAGGTCTGCCTGGGGGGCGGTGTGATCGACCAGGTGCTGGATTAA
- a CDS encoding Mrp/NBP35 family ATP-binding protein, translating into MAEAENCTHNCETCGEDCPSRMAPQDFLEKPHQLSSIKKVVGVVSGKGGVGKSLVTSLMAVGLQRRGKHAAILDADITGPSIPKAFGIKEKATGSEDGIYPVRTKTGIDVMSINLLLENDTDPVVWRGPILAGTVKQFWTDVIWNDVDYMFVDMPPGTGDVPLTVFQSIPLDGIIIVASPQELVGMIVEKAVNMANMMNIPILGLVENMSYVVCPDCGKQIKAFGESHIDEIAEKYGLKVLGKLPVDPHLAAACDGGLIELYNGDYLDAAADQVEAL; encoded by the coding sequence ATGGCGGAAGCTGAAAATTGCACGCACAATTGCGAGACTTGTGGAGAGGATTGCCCCTCCCGCATGGCCCCGCAGGATTTTTTGGAGAAGCCCCATCAGCTCAGCAGCATTAAAAAGGTGGTGGGCGTGGTCAGCGGCAAGGGCGGCGTGGGCAAGTCCCTGGTCACCTCGCTGATGGCCGTGGGCCTGCAGCGGCGCGGCAAACACGCGGCGATCCTGGATGCGGATATCACCGGCCCCTCCATCCCCAAGGCCTTTGGCATTAAGGAAAAGGCCACGGGCAGCGAGGATGGCATCTATCCCGTGCGCACCAAGACCGGGATCGACGTGATGAGCATCAACCTGCTGCTGGAAAACGATACCGATCCTGTGGTCTGGCGCGGACCAATTCTGGCGGGTACGGTCAAGCAGTTCTGGACGGACGTGATCTGGAACGACGTGGACTATATGTTTGTGGACATGCCTCCGGGAACCGGCGATGTGCCGCTGACCGTCTTCCAGTCCATTCCCCTGGACGGGATCATCATCGTGGCCTCCCCGCAGGAACTGGTGGGGATGATCGTGGAAAAGGCGGTCAACATGGCCAATATGATGAATATTCCCATCCTGGGCCTGGTGGAGAATATGAGCTATGTGGTCTGCCCGGACTGCGGCAAGCAGATCAAGGCCTTTGGCGAGAGCCATATCGACGAGATCGCCGAAAAGTACGGCCTGAAGGTGCTGGGCAAGCTGCCCGTGGATCCGCACCTGGCTGCCGCCTGCGACGGCGGGCTGATCGAGCTGTATAACGGCGATTATCTGGACGCCGCGGCCGACCAGGTGGAGGCGCTGTAA
- a CDS encoding collagen-like domain-containing protein, producing MSDYCNRPQNCCRPPCPPPCPPACCCPGPTGPQGRRGPIGPTGPTGAAGNADTIIINQTLTGEPGTQAQVIDRTGGPEHVLDFVIPAGATGPTGPAGPPGPAGSIGATGAQGRQGDQGFAGETGADGEMGPTGPAGADGADGATGPTGPAGADGADGATGPTGPAGADGADGATGPTGPAGADGVDGATGPTGPAGAEGPTGPTGDAGAQGEVGPTGPTGPEGAAGAEGPTGPTGDAGAQGEVGPTGPTGTDGATGPTGPEGAAGAEGPTGPTGPEGAEGPTGPTGPEGAGGGEGPTGPTGPAATIQIGTVTTGDPGTDAQVTNVGDENNAIFDFVIPQGEPGGGGTLDVLAAVDPSSQSPAAGGNLIFTDTPLLVGNSITHNAGDPQVQILQPGIYQATFSASVTPNAGTSIPALAEVQMNLNGTMVAGAIARHSFTASSEIATVSFSMPFRVTSTPSNLEMVVNQDGFSFQEAALTVVRLGDG from the coding sequence ATGAGCGATTATTGCAACCGGCCACAGAACTGCTGCCGTCCGCCTTGTCCACCGCCTTGCCCACCGGCGTGCTGCTGCCCTGGACCCACCGGGCCCCAGGGAAGGCGCGGCCCCATTGGGCCTACCGGGCCTACGGGCGCGGCTGGCAACGCGGATACCATTATCATCAACCAGACGCTGACAGGAGAGCCGGGCACGCAGGCCCAGGTGATTGACCGGACGGGCGGGCCGGAGCACGTGCTGGACTTTGTGATCCCAGCTGGCGCTACCGGACCTACCGGCCCCGCTGGCCCTCCGGGCCCCGCAGGGAGTATCGGAGCCACCGGTGCGCAGGGTAGACAGGGCGACCAGGGGTTTGCCGGAGAGACCGGCGCGGATGGCGAGATGGGCCCCACTGGCCCAGCAGGAGCGGATGGAGCCGACGGAGCAACTGGCCCTACCGGCCCGGCAGGAGCGGATGGAGCCGACGGAGCGACAGGGCCCACCGGCCCGGCAGGAGCGGATGGAGCCGACGGAGCGACAGGGCCCACCGGCCCTGCGGGAGCAGATGGAGTAGACGGAGCGACCGGCCCTACTGGCCCGGCGGGCGCTGAAGGCCCCACCGGCCCCACGGGAGATGCGGGAGCGCAGGGTGAGGTTGGCCCCACCGGTCCCACGGGCCCGGAAGGCGCGGCGGGCGCTGAAGGCCCCACTGGCCCCACAGGAGATGCGGGAGCGCAGGGTGAGGTTGGCCCTACCGGTCCGACAGGTACGGATGGTGCGACGGGTCCGACAGGCCCGGAAGGCGCGGCGGGCGCTGAAGGCCCTACCGGCCCGACAGGCCCAGAAGGTGCTGAAGGCCCCACCGGCCCGACAGGCCCGGAAGGCGCAGGCGGCGGAGAAGGCCCCACTGGCCCCACGGGTCCGGCAGCCACGATCCAGATCGGCACCGTTACCACCGGCGACCCGGGGACGGACGCGCAGGTGACCAACGTTGGCGACGAGAACAACGCGATATTCGACTTTGTGATCCCTCAGGGCGAACCGGGCGGGGGCGGTACGCTGGACGTACTGGCGGCGGTAGACCCTTCCAGCCAGTCCCCGGCCGCGGGCGGCAACCTGATCTTTACCGATACGCCGCTGCTGGTGGGTAATTCCATCACCCATAACGCGGGGGACCCGCAGGTGCAGATTTTACAGCCCGGCATTTATCAGGCCACGTTCAGCGCATCGGTCACGCCCAATGCGGGCACGTCCATCCCGGCGCTGGCCGAGGTGCAGATGAACCTGAACGGGACGATGGTGGCCGGCGCCATTGCGCGGCACTCGTTTACAGCCTCTTCGGAGATCGCTACAGTTAGCTTTTCCATGCCCTTCCGGGTGACCAGCACGCCTTCGAACCTGGAGATGGTGGTCAACCAGGATGGCTTCAGCTTCCAGGAAGCGGCGTTGACCGTGGTTCGCCTGGGCGACGGCTAG
- a CDS encoding anaerobic sulfatase maturase has protein sequence MPPLTLLIKPASSLCNMRCRYCFYADVSDRRAVKSYGVMDGETARAVVRRAFQYADGAVTFGFQGGEPTLAGLDYFQNFVALVREYNTRGLAVHYALQTNGYALDEAFAAFLAQHGFLVGLSMDGPQALHDSLRPGADGAGSYARVQGAAHLLEQYKVAFNILCVVSGPVARAPKAVFRALAPYGFLQFIPCLDDFGGAGADYSLTAEDYAGFLKGCFDEYERAFYAGKYVSIRLFDNYVGMLAGRPPEACDMRGECGGYLLVESDGGVYPCDFYVLDEWRMGNLKEQSLTRLMKSPVLARFLQEGRSHEAACQDCRWRALCRGGCRRHREQERGALGPNRFCESYREFFAYAYPRMARMARNLPRG, from the coding sequence ATGCCGCCGCTGACGTTGCTGATCAAACCCGCGTCCAGCCTGTGCAATATGCGCTGCCGCTACTGCTTTTATGCGGACGTATCCGACAGGCGGGCGGTGAAATCCTACGGGGTGATGGACGGGGAGACCGCCCGGGCGGTGGTGCGCCGCGCCTTCCAATATGCCGATGGGGCGGTGACCTTTGGCTTCCAGGGGGGCGAGCCTACCCTGGCGGGGCTGGACTATTTCCAGAACTTTGTGGCCCTGGTGCGGGAGTATAACACCCGGGGCCTTGCGGTGCATTACGCCCTGCAGACCAACGGATACGCGCTGGACGAGGCGTTTGCGGCCTTCCTGGCGCAGCACGGGTTTTTAGTGGGCCTGTCCATGGATGGGCCGCAGGCCCTGCACGACAGTCTGCGCCCCGGCGCGGACGGGGCGGGCAGCTATGCGCGGGTACAGGGGGCCGCGCATCTGCTGGAGCAATACAAGGTGGCCTTTAACATCCTGTGCGTGGTCTCGGGCCCGGTGGCCAGAGCGCCCAAGGCGGTTTTCCGTGCGCTGGCGCCCTACGGCTTTTTGCAGTTCATCCCCTGCCTGGACGACTTTGGCGGGGCGGGGGCGGACTACTCGCTGACGGCGGAGGATTACGCGGGGTTCCTCAAGGGCTGTTTTGATGAATACGAGCGGGCGTTTTACGCGGGGAAATACGTATCGATCCGGCTGTTTGACAACTATGTGGGCATGCTGGCCGGCCGCCCGCCCGAGGCCTGCGACATGCGGGGCGAATGCGGGGGCTATCTGCTGGTGGAGAGCGACGGGGGCGTGTACCCCTGCGACTTTTACGTGCTGGATGAGTGGCGCATGGGCAACCTGAAAGAACAATCCCTGACGCGGCTGATGAAGAGCCCGGTGCTGGCCCGTTTTTTGCAGGAGGGCCGCAGCCATGAGGCGGCTTGCCAGGATTGCCGGTGGCGCGCCCTGTGCCGGGGCGGCTGCCGCCGCCACCGGGAGCAGGAACGGGGCGCGCTGGGGCCCAACCGCTTTTGCGAGAGCTACCGGGAGTTTTTTGCGTACGCCTACCCGCGCATGGCCCGGATGGCCCGCAACCTGCCGCGCGGGTAG
- a CDS encoding iron-containing alcohol dehydrogenase, with amino-acid sequence MKSFDFYSPTEVVFGKGGEQQVGALVKKWGGKKVLLHYGGKSAEKSGLLDRVKASLKAEGIPFVSLGGVQPNPRLSLIYEGIELCKAEGVDFILAVGGGSTIDSAKAIGVGLGHPDEDVWEFYFGKQVQKMAPVGVVLTIAAAGSETSNSSVVTKVEEDGTHVKRSIDQDAIRPKFAVMNPELIYTLPKYQIGCGIADIIMHTLERYFSAAETLGNDLTDRIAESVLKTMIQYGPQYLATPDDYKAASEVMWAGSISHNNMTGCGNGGDFATHLIGHELSARYDAAHGATLTAVWGAWARYVMSENVLRFAQYAVNVWGCDFDSADPERTALAGIACTEKFFASIGMPINIPQIQSGVTEEDMAAMADMCVSRGRTAIGGFKKLSRDDVYNIYVAANR; translated from the coding sequence GTGAAAAGCTTTGATTTTTATTCTCCTACCGAGGTCGTCTTTGGTAAGGGCGGCGAACAGCAGGTGGGCGCGCTGGTCAAAAAATGGGGCGGCAAAAAGGTGCTGCTGCATTACGGCGGCAAGAGCGCTGAAAAATCCGGCCTGCTGGATCGCGTCAAAGCCTCCCTTAAGGCGGAAGGGATCCCGTTCGTCAGCCTGGGCGGCGTGCAGCCCAACCCGCGCTTGAGCCTGATCTACGAGGGGATCGAACTGTGCAAGGCCGAGGGGGTAGACTTTATCCTCGCGGTGGGCGGCGGATCGACCATCGACTCGGCCAAGGCCATCGGCGTGGGGCTGGGGCATCCGGACGAGGACGTGTGGGAATTTTATTTCGGCAAGCAGGTCCAAAAAATGGCGCCGGTGGGCGTGGTGCTGACCATCGCCGCCGCGGGCTCCGAGACCTCGAACTCCTCCGTAGTCACCAAGGTGGAAGAGGATGGCACGCACGTTAAGCGCTCCATCGATCAGGACGCCATCCGCCCCAAATTTGCGGTGATGAACCCCGAACTGATCTACACGCTGCCTAAATACCAGATCGGCTGCGGCATTGCGGACATTATCATGCACACGCTGGAGCGCTATTTCTCCGCTGCCGAAACGCTGGGCAACGATTTGACCGACCGGATCGCCGAGTCCGTCTTAAAGACCATGATCCAGTACGGGCCGCAGTATCTGGCCACGCCTGACGATTACAAGGCGGCCTCCGAGGTGATGTGGGCCGGTTCCATCTCCCACAACAACATGACCGGCTGCGGCAACGGCGGCGATTTTGCCACCCACCTGATCGGCCACGAGCTCAGCGCGCGCTACGATGCGGCGCACGGCGCGACCCTGACCGCGGTTTGGGGCGCCTGGGCGCGGTATGTGATGAGCGAAAATGTGCTGCGCTTTGCGCAGTACGCCGTTAACGTTTGGGGCTGCGACTTTGATTCGGCCGATCCCGAGCGCACGGCGCTTGCGGGTATCGCCTGCACGGAGAAATTCTTCGCCTCCATCGGCATGCCCATCAACATCCCCCAGATCCAGAGCGGCGTGACCGAGGAGGATATGGCGGCGATGGCGGACATGTGCGTGTCCCGCGGGCGTACGGCCATTGGCGGGTTTAAAAAGCTGAGCCGGGATGATGTGTACAACATCTACGTGGCGGCCAACCGCTAA
- a CDS encoding Ig-like domain-containing protein has translation MKHHVKAFLALALAVCLLPLPATGLAAGEEVTGIESLEQLGQITASGSYRLDADITVPDGVMLTVPAELTITLDLNGHKVEKPQGNGRILDNYGTMVINDSKGTGVVDAYRNAVGNFGHMTVNGGTFITHSTEGGTAILNEAGGTMVFNDVTVNASNFAHVNEGTCTINAGAFHSTSSNRNPSFAYCVRNSNIMTVNNATITGIQGALASNAGTLTVKGGNFSTDWNDSASFYALYIAGEADVVQGFVYGGNFSSPKHAIHIGNDNTNGDGGINADATTTIYGGTFNGGISAIYGAQVTGNPYVEGGTYLKNGAPDPVVKSYLANGFIFEESTGKVKDARISAVTLDRGSATLNPGDTLLLNATVTGGEAADKTVAFASSDASVAAVDAQGNVTARAAGSAEITATAGDKRATCTVIVVEKAQPPQVDPDEPVDTVTPGLPQQAADAVNHQLKDVVDQIVTGGTPDAVSPQTQAAIAQAAEQGSAIALQVQAAPVTPQAAGADAEKAQTLAGENGQIAQYLDIRLVITADGQPIGTLDKLDAPIKVQVLVPEALLKEGRSFYVIRVHEGVAQKLPLTLNGALGEFETDAFSTYALAYEDEQPAQGGGEAVLPTPQPAAPATPTPAPTQSAGSTPDTGESGSLLPYVMLALLALAAIICTLGYKLRAHRAK, from the coding sequence ATGAAGCATCATGTAAAGGCGTTTTTGGCGCTGGCGCTGGCGGTCTGCCTGCTGCCCCTGCCCGCTACGGGGCTGGCCGCGGGCGAGGAAGTCACCGGCATCGAAAGCCTGGAGCAGCTGGGGCAGATCACTGCCTCGGGCAGCTACCGGCTGGATGCCGACATCACCGTGCCGGACGGGGTCATGCTGACCGTGCCGGCGGAGCTGACCATCACCCTGGATTTAAACGGCCATAAGGTGGAAAAGCCCCAGGGCAACGGCCGTATCTTGGATAACTACGGCACCATGGTCATTAACGATTCCAAGGGCACCGGCGTGGTGGACGCCTACCGCAACGCCGTGGGCAACTTCGGCCATATGACCGTCAACGGCGGCACCTTTATCACCCACTCGACCGAGGGCGGCACCGCTATTTTGAACGAGGCCGGCGGCACCATGGTCTTTAACGACGTGACGGTCAACGCCTCCAACTTTGCCCACGTCAACGAGGGGACCTGCACCATCAACGCCGGGGCGTTCCACTCCACCTCCTCCAACCGCAACCCCAGCTTTGCCTACTGCGTGCGCAATTCCAATATCATGACGGTGAATAACGCCACCATCACCGGCATCCAGGGCGCGCTGGCCTCCAATGCCGGCACGCTGACGGTAAAGGGCGGCAATTTCTCTACCGATTGGAATGATTCCGCCTCTTTCTACGCGCTCTACATCGCCGGCGAGGCGGATGTGGTGCAGGGCTTTGTGTACGGGGGCAACTTCTCCAGCCCCAAACACGCCATCCACATCGGCAACGATAATACGAACGGCGACGGCGGCATCAATGCCGACGCCACCACGACGATTTACGGCGGCACCTTTAACGGCGGCATTTCGGCCATCTACGGCGCCCAGGTCACCGGCAACCCCTATGTGGAGGGCGGCACCTACCTTAAAAACGGCGCGCCCGACCCGGTGGTAAAAAGCTACCTGGCAAACGGCTTCATCTTTGAGGAGAGCACCGGCAAGGTGAAGGACGCGCGCATCAGCGCCGTAACGCTGGATCGCGGCAGCGCTACCCTTAACCCCGGGGATACCCTGCTTTTGAATGCCACTGTCACCGGCGGCGAGGCGGCGGATAAGACCGTGGCCTTTGCCAGCAGCGACGCATCTGTCGCCGCCGTGGACGCCCAGGGCAACGTAACCGCCCGGGCCGCCGGCAGCGCCGAGATCACCGCCACAGCGGGGGATAAGCGCGCCACGTGCACCGTTATCGTGGTAGAAAAGGCCCAGCCTCCGCAGGTGGACCCGGATGAACCCGTGGATACCGTCACCCCCGGCCTGCCCCAGCAGGCGGCCGACGCGGTGAATCATCAGCTTAAAGACGTGGTGGATCAGATCGTGACCGGCGGCACGCCGGATGCGGTCAGCCCCCAGACCCAGGCTGCCATCGCCCAGGCTGCCGAACAGGGCAGCGCCATCGCCCTGCAGGTGCAGGCCGCCCCGGTGACCCCCCAGGCGGCGGGCGCGGATGCGGAAAAAGCCCAGACCCTGGCCGGTGAAAACGGGCAGATCGCCCAGTATCTGGATATCCGCCTGGTGATCACGGCCGACGGGCAGCCCATCGGCACGTTGGATAAGCTCGACGCGCCCATCAAAGTGCAGGTGCTGGTGCCCGAGGCGCTGCTCAAAGAGGGCCGCAGCTTCTATGTCATCCGGGTGCACGAGGGCGTGGCCCAAAAGCTGCCCCTGACCCTGAACGGCGCACTGGGCGAGTTTGAGACCGATGCGTTCTCCACCTACGCCCTGGCCTATGAGGATGAGCAGCCTGCCCAGGGCGGCGGCGAGGCCGTGCTGCCCACGCCGCAGCCCGCTGCCCCGGCCACGCCTACCCCGGCCCCCACGCAGTCTGCCGGCAGCACGCCGGATACCGGCGAGTCCGGCTCCCTGCTCCCCTATGTGATGCTGGCGCTGCTGGCCCTTGCGGCCATCATCTGCACGCTGGGCTATAAGCTGCGCGCGCATAGGGCCAAATAA
- a CDS encoding glycoside hydrolase family 5 protein: MANCFSRQRVEGFLHTQGRIMVNGKGEEVILRGWGMGNWNNPEGFMVGGTNGLQDWGEDFRLPGRMDRARSMSATIAELCGSAYRDGFWPRWYRNYLGEKDIAQVAEDGYNSIRLPLCAWAFLPEEPGYNWNEDSFAMLDQILDWCEQYRIYAILDLHAAPGGQSGIACDDGLDNVPHMFEAENYERTIRLWEELASRYKDRWIVGGYDLLNEPLSPPQWDYLLPQLSRFYDELIARIRKIDRRHMLSIEGHRFSSRLEIFDQDMDPECHNWCIHVHCYGASPEPGSMMGYLAKSAELNVPVWLGETNGSNDWMATFFEMHVQYHIGFNMWCFKVADQPGISHHGYGFPLPEDWALVRDYCEGGTKPSFEKSQAIFDQLLENVKLENCRRIDLESDKHILRRPGIAIPAVSYDPVPGRGLSFDGGYAYGNLFDFRLADGMHIMPEPGYVAPDKPHWTQFMKKKPGRDHRAPWRSRLLLGLRDGSFACYTIRDVAQPCPLALDYYADEEAELLVEIPGCPERAVLLAPSTDKPQRIELGTIPEGEAVQVKLTVASGRARLQNIRFGC, translated from the coding sequence ATGGCAAACTGTTTTAGCCGCCAGCGGGTGGAGGGCTTTCTCCACACCCAGGGGCGCATCATGGTCAACGGAAAGGGCGAGGAGGTCATCCTGCGGGGCTGGGGCATGGGCAACTGGAACAACCCCGAGGGCTTCATGGTGGGGGGCACCAACGGCCTGCAGGACTGGGGGGAGGACTTCCGCCTGCCCGGGCGGATGGACCGCGCCCGCTCCATGAGTGCCACCATCGCCGAGCTGTGCGGCAGCGCTTACCGGGACGGGTTCTGGCCCCGGTGGTACCGCAACTATTTAGGTGAAAAAGATATCGCCCAGGTGGCGGAGGATGGGTACAACTCCATCCGCCTGCCGCTTTGCGCCTGGGCCTTTTTGCCCGAGGAGCCGGGCTACAACTGGAACGAGGATTCCTTTGCCATGCTGGACCAGATCTTGGACTGGTGCGAGCAGTACCGCATCTACGCCATCCTGGACCTGCACGCCGCCCCGGGCGGGCAGAGCGGCATCGCCTGCGACGACGGGCTGGACAACGTGCCCCACATGTTTGAGGCTGAGAATTACGAGCGCACCATCCGCCTTTGGGAGGAGCTAGCCAGCCGCTATAAGGACCGCTGGATCGTAGGCGGGTACGACCTGCTCAACGAGCCGCTCTCCCCGCCCCAGTGGGATTACCTGCTGCCCCAGCTCTCCCGGTTTTACGACGAGCTGATCGCCCGCATCCGCAAGATCGACCGGCGGCACATGCTCTCCATCGAGGGGCACCGCTTTTCCAGCCGCCTGGAGATCTTCGACCAGGATATGGACCCGGAGTGCCACAACTGGTGCATCCACGTGCACTGCTACGGCGCCTCGCCCGAGCCGGGCAGCATGATGGGCTACCTGGCCAAATCCGCCGAGCTGAACGTGCCGGTCTGGCTGGGGGAGACCAACGGCTCCAACGACTGGATGGCCACCTTCTTTGAGATGCACGTGCAGTACCACATCGGCTTTAACATGTGGTGCTTTAAGGTGGCAGACCAGCCCGGGATCTCCCACCACGGGTACGGGTTCCCCCTGCCCGAGGACTGGGCGCTAGTGCGGGATTACTGCGAGGGCGGCACCAAGCCCAGTTTTGAGAAGAGCCAGGCCATCTTTGACCAGCTGCTGGAAAACGTCAAGCTGGAGAACTGCCGCCGCATCGACCTGGAGAGCGATAAGCACATCCTGCGCCGGCCGGGCATCGCCATCCCGGCGGTGAGTTACGACCCGGTGCCCGGGCGCGGCCTCTCCTTTGACGGGGGATACGCCTACGGCAACCTGTTTGATTTCCGCCTGGCCGACGGCATGCACATCATGCCGGAGCCGGGGTATGTGGCGCCGGATAAGCCGCACTGGACGCAGTTTATGAAAAAGAAGCCCGGGCGGGATCACCGCGCCCCCTGGCGCAGCCGCCTGCTGCTGGGGCTTAGGGACGGCAGCTTTGCCTGCTACACCATAAGAGATGTGGCGCAGCCCTGCCCGCTGGCGCTGGACTATTACGCCGATGAGGAGGCGGAGCTGCTGGTGGAGATACCGGGCTGCCCGGAGCGGGCGGTGCTGCTGGCGCCCTCGACGGATAAACCCCAGCGGATAGAATTGGGCACCATCCCCGAAGGGGAAGCAGTACAGGTGAAATTGACGGTGGCCAGCGGCCGGGCCCGGTTGCAGAACATCCGGTTCGGCTGTTAA
- a CDS encoding ABC transporter substrate-binding protein produces MNKTLHNLLRPVLALALCACMLLGFTGCGAGDELRTVTLCEVTHSVFYAPQYVAINKGFFEAEGLKVELSNGGGADKVMTAVLAGQAQIGLMGPESAVYVYNEGKTEHVRAFAQLTKRDGSFLVARQAPEGEFDWDDLRGKVLIGGRKGGVPEMTLEYVLRKQGLTPGQDVEVLTNVQFDLMAGAFSGGNGDYVALFEPVASQTEQQNVGTIVAAIGEASGEVPYTAYIAQTALMQKEPELFGAFTRAIYKAQQWVQNATPREIAEAIAPSFPDSDVELLTTVAENYQKIDAWMATPQMKAEAFERLQDIMDEAGELKARVPFEGLADNSFADAAVENAK; encoded by the coding sequence ATGAACAAAACGTTACATAATTTGCTGCGCCCGGTTCTGGCGCTTGCGCTTTGCGCCTGCATGCTGCTGGGCTTTACCGGCTGCGGGGCGGGGGATGAGCTGCGCACGGTCACGCTGTGCGAGGTGACCCACAGCGTATTTTACGCGCCCCAGTACGTGGCCATCAACAAGGGATTTTTTGAGGCCGAGGGGCTGAAGGTGGAGTTGAGCAACGGCGGCGGGGCCGACAAGGTGATGACCGCCGTGCTGGCCGGGCAGGCGCAGATCGGGCTGATGGGGCCGGAGAGCGCCGTATACGTGTACAACGAGGGCAAGACCGAGCACGTGCGCGCCTTTGCCCAGCTGACCAAGCGGGACGGCTCCTTTCTGGTGGCGCGCCAGGCCCCGGAGGGGGAATTTGACTGGGATGACCTGCGGGGCAAGGTGCTGATCGGCGGGCGCAAGGGCGGCGTGCCGGAGATGACCCTGGAATACGTGCTGCGCAAACAGGGCTTGACGCCCGGGCAGGATGTGGAGGTGCTGACCAACGTACAGTTCGACCTGATGGCCGGGGCCTTCTCCGGCGGAAACGGGGACTATGTGGCCCTGTTTGAGCCGGTGGCCAGCCAGACCGAGCAGCAGAACGTGGGCACCATTGTGGCGGCCATCGGCGAGGCGTCCGGCGAGGTGCCCTATACCGCCTACATCGCCCAGACGGCGCTGATGCAAAAGGAGCCCGAGCTTTTCGGCGCCTTTACCCGGGCCATCTACAAGGCCCAGCAGTGGGTGCAAAACGCCACGCCCCGGGAGATCGCCGAGGCCATCGCGCCCTCCTTCCCGGACAGCGACGTGGAGCTTTTGACCACCGTGGCCGAGAACTACCAGAAGATCGACGCCTGGATGGCCACCCCGCAGATGAAGGCGGAGGCCTTCGAGCGGCTGCAGGACATCATGGACGAGGCGGGCGAGCTCAAAGCCCGGGTGCCCTTTGAGGGACTGGCGGACAACAGCTTCGCCGACGCGGCGGTGGAAAACGCGAAATAA